One Hemibagrus wyckioides isolate EC202008001 linkage group LG09, SWU_Hwy_1.0, whole genome shotgun sequence DNA segment encodes these proteins:
- the alkbh1 gene encoding nucleic acid dioxygenase ALKBH1 — MMTAKMAASMVEQGEDAFRKLFKFYKRRSPPPDFSEVIDFSKKIGNELVYTAELNYGGVSEEAAFKAGLQPVKEWRAFGLQGYPGFLFISNPFLPGSQHYWVKQCLKTYTQKPNVCNLDMHMPAAETENIWEKSIGSIRKKGQREPRTLLEKLRWVTLGYHYNWDTKTYSPDHYTPFPDDLHSLSHKVAAACGFPSFNAEAGILNYYRSDSSLGIHVDESELDHTPPLLSFSFGQTAVFLLGGTKRQDPPTAMFMRSGDIMVMSGSSRLLYHAVPCIVPAPASQPLPSCLDQCVVNDKSNPDSIVRTVCEKDWEVCSTYLKTSRINMTVRQVLGPGQTFPIMDAHTVPATEQSGSDRDEETQRAKKRKSGSGYDLDS; from the exons ATGATGACAGCTAAGATGGCGGCGTCCATGGTGGAGCAAGGCGAGGATGCGTTTAGAAAATTGTTCAAGTTTTATAAACGGAGGAGTCCGCCTCCGGATTTTAGTGAAGTCATTGATTTTTCGAAGAAAATTGGAAATGAACTG GTTTATACAGCCGAGCTGAACTATGGTGGTGTTAGCGAGGAAGCCGCGTTCAAAGCAGGACTTCAGCCTGTTAAAGAATGGAGAGCGTTTGGTCTTCAGGGATATCCAg GGTTTCTGTTCATCTCCAATCCTTTCCTGCCTGGCTCTCAGCACTACTGGGTGAAACAGTGCCTGAAGACGTACACGCAGAAACCCAACGTGTGTAACCTGGACATGCACATGCCAGCTGCAGAGACGGAGAACATCTGGGAGAAGAGCATAGGCAGCATCCG GAAGAAAGGTCAGAGGGAGCCGAGGACTTTGCTGGAGAAGCTCCGCTGGGTGACTCTGGGTTACCATTACAACTGGGATACCAAG ACCTATTCTCCTGATCACTACACTCCTTTCCCTGATGATCTTCACTCTTTGTCCCACAAAGTAGCAGCAGCTTGCGGTTTTCCCAGCTTTAACGCAGAGGCGGGAATCCTGAACTACTATCGCTCCGATTCGTCTCTCGGCATCCATGTGGACGAATCGGAGCTTGatcacactccaccactcctgtctttcag CTTCGGTCAGACGGCGGTCTTCCTGCTGGGCGGAACTAAACGACAGGACCCGCCCACCGCCATGTTTATGCGCAGCGGTGACATCATGGTGATGTCAGGTTCCAGTCGCCTGCTGTACCATGCTGTACCCTGCATCGTCCCCGCCCCCGCTAGCCAGCCCCTGCCCTCCTGCCTGGACCAGTGTGTGGTCAATGACAAGTCGAATCCAGATAGCATCGTCCGGACTGTGTGTGAAAAGGACTGGGAGGTGTGTTCTACCTACCTTAAGACATCACGCATTAACATGACAGTCAGACAGGTCCTCGGTCCGGGTCAGACCTTCCCCATCATGGACGCACACACTGTTCCAGCCACTGAACAATCCGGAAGTGACCGTGACGAGGAGACCCAGAGGGCTAAGAAGAGGAAAAGTGGGTCAGGATATGACCTTGATTCATGA
- the slirp gene encoding SRA stem-loop-interacting RNA-binding protein, mitochondrial — translation MAASSKKVFELFVSKVPWTVATKEIKEYFGQFGQVKKCLLVFDKETGFHRGFCWIGYSSEEGLQNVLQKDTHILEGSRLQVQKNRRPFMGRKANKEADES, via the exons ATGGCGGCTTCCAGCAAGAAGGTGTTTGAGCTGTTTGTCTCAAAAGTCCCGTGGACTGTCGCAACCA AGGAGATAAAAGAGTATTTCGGACAGTTCGGCCAAGTGAAGAAATGCCTCCTGGTTTTT GACAAAGAGACAGGCTTTCATAGGGGCTTTTGCTGGATCGGCTATTCGTCAGAAGAAGGACTGCAGAACGTGCTTCAGAAAGATACTCACATTCTGGAGGGAAGCAGG CTCCAAGTACAGAAGAACAGACGGCCGTTTATGGGGAGGAAAGCAAACAAAGAAGCCGATGAGAGCTGA